Proteins from a single region of Budorcas taxicolor isolate Tak-1 chromosome 7, Takin1.1, whole genome shotgun sequence:
- the PDLIM4 gene encoding PDZ and LIM domain protein 4 — protein MPHSVTLRGPSPWGFRLVGGRDFSVPLTISRVHAGSKAALAALCPGDLIQAINGESTELMTHLEAQNRIKGCHDHLTLSVSRPEGRSWPSTPEDNKAQAHRIHIDSEAQDGSPLTSRRPSATGLGPEDGRPGLGSPYGQSPRLPVPHNGSNSEATLLAQMGALHVSPPHSTDPARGLPRSRDCGVGVDLGSEVYRMLREPAEPAAAEPKQSGSFRYLQGMLEAGEGGERPGPGGPRNLKPTASKLGAPLSGLQGLPECTRCGHGIVGTIVKARDKLYHPECFMCSDCGLNLKQRGYFFLDERLYCESHAKARVKPPEGYDVVAVYPNAKVELV, from the exons ATGCCCCACTCGGTGACCCTGCGCGGCCCTTCACCCTGGGGCTTCCGCCTGGTGGGCGGCCGGGACTTCAGCGTACCCCTCACCATCTCGCGG GTCCATGCTGGTAGCAAGGCTGCCCTGGCTGCCCTGTGCCCTGGAGACCTGATCCAGGCCATCAATGGTGAGAGCACAGAGCTCATGACACACCTGGAAGCACAGAACCGCATCAAGGGCTGCCATGACCACCTCACACTGTCCGTGAGCAG GCCTGAAGGCAGGAGCTGGCCCAGTACCCCAGAGGACAACAAGGCTCAGGCACACAGGATCCACATCGACTCCGAGGCCCAG GATGGCAGTCCACTGACAAGCAGGCGGCCCTCAGCCACCGGGCTTGGGCCAGAAGATGGCAGGCCAGGCTTGGGATCTCCTTACGGGCAGTCACCTCGCCTCCCAGTCCCTCACAATGGCAGCAACAGTGAGGCTACTTTACTGGCCCAGATGGGTGCCCTGCACGTGTCTCCACCCCACAG CACTGACCCAGCCAGAGGCCTTCCGAGGAGTCGCGACTGCGGAGTCGGAGTCGACCTGGGCTCAGAGGTGTACAGGATGCTTCGAGAGCCAGCTGAGCCTGCAGCTGCGGAGCCCAAGCAGTCAGGCTCTTTCCGCTATTTGCAGGGCATGCTGGAGGCCGGCGAGGGCG GGGAACGGCCCGGGCCTGGCGGTCCCCGGAACCTCAAGCCCACGGCCAGCAAGCTAGGCGCTCCGCTGAGTGGCCTGCAGGGGCTGCCCGAATGCACGCGCTGCGGCCACGGCATCGT GGGCACCATCGTCAAGGCGCGGGACAAACTCTACCACCCCGAGTGCTTCATGTGCAGCGACTGCGGCCTGAACCTCAAACAACGCGGTTACTTCTTTCTGGACGAGCGGCTCTACTGCGAGAGCCACGCCAAGGCGCGCGTCAAGCCTCCCGAGGGCTACGACGTGGTGGCGGTGTACCCTAATGCCAAGGTGGAGCTCGTCTGA